One part of the Megachile rotundata isolate GNS110a chromosome 16, iyMegRotu1, whole genome shotgun sequence genome encodes these proteins:
- the LOC100876752 gene encoding uncharacterized protein LOC100876752, producing MPEEKILRLQDVWRTCNKIRAAIFRVGFSLWDYYKPLDPEKNCLISESKFISVLAGPLKDVVGLSDSEICDLADYFRVQDGRVLYTQFCKIIHDSVPEFDKNKPLVTGLEWEDPEHVNRLSATEYRKLCLILTQIAVLVTKRRLVLRPYFQDYELISKNAGTVTFTHFGRILKFLDILLASEEFTLLVKRFAKDAYTINYVAFLKAVDEIQSYFDKHGMLALGGELLDQFPGRIITAELPKLPRPEIGKCSPGKVFGKQTVFHPVTEEPRVEMSLMETVRRIQRHVYEHRIRISEFFQRFDHLNAGRVTISQFKRGLDGLQVSGLGRLYLAETEIDALVQLYKDPNDPDRVCWRTFQDDIDQVFTVKELEKLPNLKVESPPKEIAELNRKGTADWQCVSKDIRNLCEETLQKVRHRVNERRIMIKQFFKDYDRNNKGHVSRAQMRQVLTTAAVLISEQEEYALEQRYNDELGFNYIWFLRELESQRIEEPLYASLLKEKEMINAEKPPPEPSADETNIVLILAKIKAKVVRERVKVVEFMRQYDVHNELVIKKTDFMRSLDQLRCNLTCAEIGTIMKVFQSPMRSDCVDYVKFGEMIEEAVSFGSLERAPLLVPMQHVPSEASPKTFLTFDERHMATTAMDKLSRVKQPNLSELFKDCDKENIGTVSKNCLMKVLSTRHMLQLIGNRELDAVHKCFSVERGGRLELDYRAFLHALHLMRENRKYLHF from the exons ATGCCTGAGGAAAAG ATTTTGAGGCTGCAAGATGTTTGGCGTACTTGTAACAAAATAAGGGCGGCGATATTTCGCGTTGGATTTAGTTTATGGGATTACTATAAGCCTCTGGACCCAGAAAAAAATTGCTTGATTTCAG AGTCGAAGTTTATTTCGGTTTTGGCTGGGCCCCTGAAGGATGTAGTCGGTCTATCCGATAGCGAAATTTGCGATTTGGCTGATTATTTTCGCGTTCAAGATGGCAGAGTACTGTACACGCAGTTTTGCAAAATTATCCACGATAGCG TTCCTgaattcgataaaaataaacCGCTCGTAACCGGACTAGAATGGGAAGATCCGGAACACGTGAATCGACTGAGTGCAACAGAGTATCGCAAATTATGTCTGATACTCACTCAAATCGCTGTTCTTGTGACCAAACGGAGACTCGTCCTCAGGCCCTATTTTCAAGACTATGAATTA ATCTCGAAGAATGCAGGAACAGTGACTTTCACGCATTTCGGCCGAATCTTGAAATTCTTAGACATCCTCCTGGCCTCCGAAGAATTCACTTTGCTCGTCAAAAGATTCGCGAAGGACGCTTACACGATTAATTACGTGGCCTTCTTGAAAGCGGTCGACGAAATTCAGTCCTACTTCGACAAACACGGAATGCTGGCTCTTGGTGGA gaGTTACTCGATCAATTCCCTGGGCGAATCATCACAGCTGAGCTACCGAAACTTCCGAGGCCGGAAATCGGAAAGTGCTCGCCTGGAAAAGTATTTGGGAAGCAGACGGTTTTCCATCCGGTGACGGAGGAGCCGAGAGTTGAGATGTCGTTGATGGAAACTGTTCGACGCATACAGCGACACGTTTACGAACATCGAATACGCATTTCTGAGTTTTTTCAG AGGTTTGACCATTTGAATGCGGGCAGAGTAACGATCTCGCAATTCAAAAGAGGATTAGACGGTCTTCAGGTTTCGGGCCTGGGAAGGCTTTATTTAGCAGAAACGGAAATCGACGCCCTCGTTCAGCTCTACAAAGATCCAAACGATCCGGATCGAGTATGTTGGCGCACATTCCAAGACGACATCGATCAAG TATTCACCGTGAAGGAGTTGGAAAAATTGCCGAATCTGAAAGTTGAATCACCTCCAAAGGAAATAGCGGAGCTAAACCGGAAGGGAACGGCCGATTGGCAATGCGTGTCGAAGGACATCAGAAACCTTTGCGAGGAAACGCTGCAGAAAGTTCGTCACCGAGTGAACGAAAGAAGAATTATGATCAAGCAATTTTTCAAAGACTACGATCG AAATAACAAAGGTCACGTGTCACGTGCACAAATGCGTCAAGTTTTAACAACTGCGGCGGTGTTGATTTCAGAACAGGAGGAGTACGCGTTAGAGCAGAGATATAACGACGAGTTAGGGTTTAACTATATTTGGTTCCTAAGGGAATTAGAGTCGCAGCGAATAGAAGAACCTTTGTACGCTTCTCTACTGAAAGAGAAGGAAATGATCAACGCCGAGAAACCGCCACCGGAACCCAGCGCCGACGagacaaatattgttctaatttTAGCAAAGATCAAAGCAAAAGTCGTGCGCGAACGCGTGAAG GTTGTTGAATTCATGCGTCAATACGATGTTCATAATGAGCTCGTGATTAAGAAAACAGACTTTATGCGAAGTTTAGATCAACTGCGTTGTAATTTAACTTGCGCGGAAATAGGAACCATTATGAAGGTCTTCCAATCGCCAATGAG ATCGGATTGCGTGGATTACGTGAAGTTCGGAGAAATGATCGAGGAGGCTGTTTCCTTTGGTAGTTTAGAAAGAGCTCCACTTTTAGTGCCGATGCAACACGTGCCCTCGGAAGCTTCTCCTAAAACGTTCTTGACTTTCGATGAGAGACATATGGCTACGACTGCAATGGACAAACTGAGCAGAGTGAAGCAGCCGAATCTTTCAGAGTTGTTCAAG GACTGTGACAAGGAAAATATCGGCACAGTTTCAAAGAACTGTTTGATGAAGGTCCTCTCCACCAGACATATGTTACAGTTAATCGGTAACAGAGAGCTGGACGCAGTACACAAATGTTTCTCTGTGGAGAGGGGTGGTCGCTTGGAACTTGATTATCGAGCATTTTTGCATGCTCTGCACCTAATGCGGGAGAACAGAAAATATCTGCACTTTTAa